The Streptomyces fungicidicus nucleotide sequence CCTGAGCACCGGTCCTTCGACCTGCCCGGCCGGACCCTCACCATCGACTCCGACGACTCCGCCCTGGAGATCGTCGCCTCCGAGGGGAACTCCCCGGGCCGGATCGAGGTCACCCGCTGGTTCCGGGGCACCGTCGCCATCGGCTCGGACCCGAAGGTCACCTGGACCATGGACGGCGACCGGCTGGTGCTGCGCGAGAAGTGCTCGGGCATCGTCGCCGACTGCGCCGCCAAGCACCGCATCGAGGTGCCCCGCGGAGTCTCCGTCAAGGTCGAGGAGAAAGACGGCAGCGTGCGGGCGCGGGGCTTCCGCGACGCGCTGAGCATCCGTACGACCGACGGGTCCGTCCATGTCACGGACTCCAGCGGGCCGCTGGAACTGCGCACCGGTGACGGATCCGTGCGCGCCGAGGTCTCCTCGCGCACGGTGCGCACCCACAGCGGTGACGGCTCGGTGCGGCTCGAACTCGGCGCCGTGCCCGACCTGGTGGACTCCCGCAGCGGCGACGGTTCCCTGACCATCGGCCTGCCCCGCGCCTCCTACCGGGTGGACACCTCGACCGGCGACGGCGGCGAGGACGTGTCGGTGCCCCGCGACGACTCGAGCTCCCATGTGGTGACCGCGCGGACCGGCGACGGCAATCTCACCGTCCGTACGGTGAACTGACCGACCCGTGTCTTCGTCCTCCACCGGTGGGAGAATGTCATCGGGCCGGGCGAACGACAGTACGGGAGAGGGATGTGACGGCGACACCAGCGCAGCCGTACTCGCCGTCGGAGCCACGCGTGCCGCGGGTGTCCCGTGCCGTGCCTCCCCCGCCACCGCGGACCCGTGTCCGCGGGGCCTCCGGGCCACTGCGTGACGTGCTCGCCCTGGTGGGGCTGCCGCTGGTGGCCGCGCTGGCACTGCCCGCGGCGTTCGCCGGCGGCGGCACGCGGCGCTGGTTCGGGGGACGGGCCGAGAACCAGCGGGCCGAGGCGCAGGCCGCCAAGGACGCGGCGGCCGCCGCCTTCTACGAGCTCGACACCGCCCAGCGCGACCTGCGCATCTCCGTCGAGACGATCAACGCCGTCGACTCCTCCCCCGCCGCCCGCCGCGCCGTCTCCGACTTCGAGGCGCTCGGCCGGCGCATCGACGAGGCCAGCCACCAGTACATCGAGGCCGTCGACGCCCACGACCTCGACCGCGACGACCTGGAGGCGTCCGCCGCCTCCCGGGCCCGTGCCGAGCTGACCGCCGCCAAGGAGGAGCTCGGCCGGGTCAGGCAGGAGCTGGACCGGTTCGCCGACGGGCTCGGCCCCCTCCTCGGCAAGGCCGAGACCCAGCTCGCCCGGCTCGCGCCCGCCGTCGAACGCGCCCGGCAGGCGCTGCTCGCCGCCTCCGAGTCCCTCGACACCGCACGCGGATCCGGTCTGAAGGCCGACGACCTCGCCGCCCGGCTCGCCGTGCTCTCGCCGGAACTGACCCGGCTGAACCAGGGAGCGGGGCAGCACGGCGTACCGCAGACCCTGGAGCGGGCCGAACGCGTCACCCGCGAGGCCGAGGCGATCCGCGTCGAGGCCGAACGGCTGCCGGAGCGGGCCGCCGAGATCGACCACCGACTGGTCTCCCTGCGCACCCGCGCCCAGGCCCTCACCACCCGCTCCGAGCAGGTCGAACCGGTGCTCAGCGAACTGCGCCGCCGCTTCACCGCCGCCTGCTGGCAGGACCTGCAGCACGTCCCCGACTCGGCCGCGGAGAACGTGGCTCGGGCGGAGGACCGGCTCGCCGAGGCCAGGAGGGCCCGCGAGGAGCAGCGCTGGGCGGACGCGACGGCTCTGCTGTCGACCGTGCGGGCGCTGCTGAACACGACCGACGAGGCCGTGTCGGCCGCCGGCGACCGGCTGCGGCGGCTGAACGCGGTGCAGAAGGACCCGGAGCGGGAGATCGAACGCACCCGGTTCGCCATCCGCGACGCCCAGCGTCTGGCCATGGCCGGCCGCAACACCCCCGAGCCGCGCCACGCCCGCCCCCTGGACGACGCCGTCGCCCGCCTGGACCGGGCCGTCGCCGGCCTGGAGGGCCGCCATCCCGACTACTGGCACTTCCTGACGGAGACGGAGGAAGTACGGACGGCGGTGGGCCGGGTGGTGTCGCGGATCCGGGAGGAACGCGGCGGCGCCGCCCACTGACCGTCACCGCCCGGCCGGTTAACCTGTGCCCATGCCTCGTTACGAGTACCGCTGCCGGACCTGCGGCGACACCTTCGAACTGAGCCGTCCCATGGCCGAGTCCGCCGCCCCCGCCGCCTGCCCGGCGGGCCACGACGACACGGTGAAGCTCCTCTCCACGGTCGCGGTGGCCGGTACGGCCTCCGCTCCCGCCCCGGCGCCCCGCGCGGGCGGCGGGGGCGGCGGCTGCTGCGGCGGGGGCTGCTGCGGCTGACGGGCCGTCCTCAGGCTCCCTTCAGCTTCACGTTCCTAACGTGAGGGCATGACAGCCATCGCAGCGCGCACGATCACGGCGGCCGGGGGCGGCGACGCCGGACCGCAGTGGGTCAACGACCTCATGGACGCCATGGGCGCCCCCGGGGCCGGCCTCGCCATCGCGCTGGAGAACCTCTTCCCCCCGCTGCCCAGCGAGGTGATCCTGCCGCTGGCGGGCTTCGCCGCGAGCAGCGGGCGGATGAGCCTGCTCGCCGTGCTGCTGTGGACCACGGCGGGCTCGGTGGTCGGCGCGCTCGCGCTGTACGGGGTGGGCGCGCTGCTCGGCAGGGACCGGACGGTGGCGATGGCTGGGCGGCTGCCCCTGGTGAAGGTCTCCGACATCGAGAAGACGGAGGCCTGGTTCCTGCGGCACGGGCCGAAGGCGGTGTTCTTCGGCCGGATGATCCCGATCTTCCGCAGCCTCATATCGGTGCCGGCCGGCGTGGAGCGCATGCCGCTGCCGAAGTTCCTCGGCCTGACCACGCTGGGCAGCGCGATCTGGAACACCGCGTTCGTGCTCGCGGGGTACGCGCTGGGGGACAACTGGGCGCAGGTCACGGCCGTCGTCTCGGCGTACTCGAAGGTGGTGCTCGGCGTGGTGGCGCTGGCGGTGCCGGCGTTCGTGGTGCTGCGGCTGCTGCGCTCGGGCGGCGGCCGTCGCAGGCGGGCCGACGGGGAGTCCGCGTCCCCCGGCCACCGGGCGGACCCCGCCGCCGGAGCCGACGGCGACCGCTCCGACACGATGGTCCTCCGCCGTCACGGCTGACGGCGTACGCCCGGTACCCGCCCCTCCGGTCGAGGGGCGGGTTCCGGACAGGCTCAGCGCGGTGCGCGCACCGTGTGGAGCAGCTCGCGCAGGATGCGTTCGCCGGCCAGGACACCGCGCTCGGGCAGTGCCCGTACCGCGGGGGCCGTCCAGTCGTCGTCGGCCAGTTCGCCGTGGCCGGGACGCCAGCTCCGGTCGGCGGCGAGGAGGAGGTCGGCGTCGAGGAGGGAGTCGCCGGCGGCGAGGGTGAGGTCGGCGCCGGTGCGGCGGACGACCTCGCGCATGGCGGCGCTCTTGGTGAGCGGCTTGGGCACGGCGTAGATCTTGCGGCCCTGGAGGGACACCGTCCAGCCGCGGTTCTCCGCCCACTCCCCGAGCTCCTTCACCCACTCCTCGGGCAGCAGCTCACGCTCGACGACGAGGTAGGCGAAGAGGTCCTCGGCGACCCGGTGCTTGCGCACCCAGACCGGGTCGGCGGTCCGCAGCAGATGCTCCTGCACCTCGGACAGCGGGGCGCACTCGTCGGCCAGCCGGGCGAGGACCCGCGCGTGCCAGTCCCCGTCGGAGACGCCGTCGACCAGGAGGTGCCCGCCGTTGGCGCAGATCGCGTAGGCCGGGGCCGGGCCGGGGAGGTTGATGCGCTGGTACTGCTTGCGGGTGCGGGTCGTCGTCGGCACGAACAGGGCGGCGTCACCGAGGTCGGTGAGGAGCCGGGCCGCGGTCTCCGTCATGTAGGACAGGGGCTTGCTCTCGTGGACCTCCACGCACAGCAGCCGGGGCGCCCGGGCGTCCGGCATGGTCAGGGCGAGGGCGGCCGCGGAGTAGATGAGCGTGCGGTCGAGGTCGCTGGCGACGATGACGGGCATCAGCGGGTCACCGCCCTGCCGTCGGCGCCGGTGGCGCCCCGGGTGTAGCGGGGGTGTATCAGCCCGACGCAGGTGTAGGGCAGTTCGGCGACCTCCTCGACGGGCACGCCGCGCTGCTCGGCGAGCAGGCGCACATGGTCGAGGTCGCTGCCGGCCCCTGCCCGCGCGAGCACCTTCCAGGGCACCCGGCGCAGCAGCACCCGGGTGGTCTCGCCGACGCCGGGCTTGACGAGGTTCACGTCGTGGATGCCGTACTCCTCACTGATGCGTTCGACGGCCGCCCAGCCCTCCCAGGTGGGCGTGCGGTCCGCGGAGAGCAGGTCCTTGGCCTCGGCGCAGGCGGCGTCGATGACCTCGGGGAAGCGGGCGGACACGGCGTCCAGGAAGGCCACCGAGAGGTCCGCGCCGGCCAGTTCGCGGTAGAACTTGGCGCCGTGGAAGTCGTCCGGGCCGACCAGGTCGGCGCGGAGCACGGTGCGCGAGATCAGGCCGGAGACCGTCGAGTTGAGGCAGGCGGAGGGGATCAGGTAGTCCTCGCGGGTGCCGTAGGTGCGGACGCAGGAGCCCGGGTCGGCGAGCACCGCGATCTCCGGGTCGAAGCCGGTGACGCCCTCCAGCTTCTCGAACTCCTCGACCGCCTGGGCGAGTTCGCGGGTGATGGCACCCTTGCCGGTCCAGCCGTCGACGAAGACCACGTCCCGGGGGTCGTGGTGGGCGGCCAGCCAGCGCAGCGCGTTGGCGTCGATGCCCCGGCCGCGGACGATGGAGACGGCGTAGTGCGGCAGGTCGAGGCCGTGGCGGTGCTGTGCCCAGCGGCGCATCAGGATGCCGACGGGGGTGCCCGCGCGGGCCAGGGAGACGAGCACCGGCCGGGGAGCGCGCTCGGCGAGGACGGTCTCGGTGACCACGCCCACCGCGTGGGCGAGGCGGGCGGCCGACTCGTCCAGGGCGGCGTGGAACAGCTCCTGGTACTGCTCGCTGGGCTGGTACTCGACCGGCAGCGACTCCGCGTAGTGGGCGCCGCCGCTCTGGACGGCCTCCTCGCGCTCCTCGGTCGGCGCCTCCAGCGTCACGTGCGAGAGGTCCTGGAGCAGCCAGCCGACCTCCTCGGGCGCGTACGAGGAGAAGGCGGGGCCTCTGAGGGGCTCGGGCAGCATGGTGGCGGGCCTTTCGGGGGCGTCCTGGGGCGCGGGCACGTACGACGGTACGACCGCGAGGAGGACCTGGGGGGTGTGCGCCGCGAGCCGGGCGAGCAGGCCGTCGGGCGCGTGCAGCGCCGGGGTGTCGGCGGCCGAGTCGACGACGGCGACGACGGCGTCGAACCCGCCGCCGGCGACGTTGTAGGCGTAGCGCTCGCCGGGGCCGTCGGCGGGGTCGTCGTGGGCGGGGAAGACGAGGCGGGTGCGTATGGCGTAGCCGGGGTCGTCGACGGCGAGGACGGGTGAGCGGGTGGTGGTGGAGAACCGCACCTCGGCGCGGGTGGTCCGCTCCAGCTCGTGGGCGAGCCGCAGCGGTGCGTACATCAGTTCCTCGAAGCCGAGGACGAGGACGCGGTGCGCGTCGGCGGGGAGTGCCTGTGCGAGGCGGGCCGCCATGTCCGGGAGCGCGTGCTCCAGGCGGGCGCGGTGCGCGGGGGTGAAGCCGTGCCGTCCGCCGTCCGGCAGGCCGGCCGGCCAGCCCAGCTCCACCCGCGTGAGGCCGCCTGCCGGGCGCGGGCCGGTGGGGGCTGATCGCGCAGTTCCCCGCGCCCCTGAGTGACCTGCCCAACCGTCCGCTTCACGCCTCGCGGAACCACCATCGCCCCCCAGGGGCGCGGGGAACTGCGCGACCGACCCCGACGCACCCGCACCCGACCCACCACCCGAAGCACCCTCCAGGGGCGCGGGGAACTGCGCGCCCGACCCGGACCCAGCCGCACCCGACCCACCACCCGAGGCGCGCTCGTGGCGTGCCACCAGTTCCTGGCCCTTCTCCAGGACGCCGTCAGGCAACCGCACCGTGCCCGACGCCGTCGTGACCAGGTCGATCCGCGCCCCGATCCCCCGGGCGAACTCGTCAAGACGCCCGGCGTCCGCGGGCGACCGCATGTCGACGAGAGCGACGATCACGTACCACCCCCGCGGATACCGCGCATGAAGATCGCGCACGGTGTTCAACACCGTGTTCCCCGTGGAGAACTCGTCGTCGACCAGCACCAGCGGCCCCTCCCCGGCCAGCAGGGACGGGTCCTCCGGGAGCAGCAGGTGGGACGTGGCGTGGGAGTGGGACTCCTCGAAGCCCCCGGCCGTGGCCGTCCCCGCGACCGGACGGCGCGTGGAGTGCAGACAGCGGGCCACGCCCAGCCCGTCCGCGACGGAGTGGCCGAGACCGGTCGCGGTCTCGGCGTAGCCGAGGACCACCGCGTCGTGGGCCGAGTCCCCCAGCAGCTCCCGCACCCTGCGGCCGAGCGCCACGCCGTGGCCGTACACCACGGCCGGCGACTGGGGCACGTGCTTGCCGAGGACGTGGGAGACCAGCAGATGGGCCCGCTTGGGGTTGCGGCGCAGCGCCAGCCCCAGCAGCGCGGGCAGGTCCTCGTCCCCTTGCAGCTCGACGCCGAGCCGTTCGGTGACCCAGGTGCCGGACCATATGTCCTCGCCGGCCGGGGTGCCGCGTCGCACCGGCCGGTGCCCGCCCTCGTCCACTGCCTTCTCCATCCCGCTCACTCCCCCAGGCCCGCCGCCAGCAGTTCCACGAAGCCGATGTCCTCGTTGGCGACGCCGAAGACCTCCGCGCGCAGCAGCGTCCGCTCCGCCCAGGCCCGGTGCGGCTTCACCTCGTTCATCTTGTTCGTGTAGGCGGACCGCAGTACACCCCCGCCGCCGCGTTCCGGCCGGAGGATGTCCTGGGCGTCGCTGAACTCCTCGTGGCTGACGACGGAGAGCGCGTGCACCGGCAGCACGTGGGAGGGGTGGATGCAGGTCTTGCCCAGCAGACCGTTGGCCCGGTCCAGGGAGATCTCGCGGAGCAGGCCGTCCATGGCGTGTTCGATCAGCTTCTGGCGCAGCGCGACGGCCTGCACCTCGAGGAAGGGGCTCTGCCGCAGCAGCGGCTTGAACATGCGCTCCTGGACGCGGAAGTACTCCCAGACGGGCCCGGTCACCGTGAAGCCGGTGCCGTCGGCGCGGGCCAGCATGTTCACCACGTCGGAGATGACGGAGGCGACGACCTGGATGTCGTACGCCGTCATGTCGGGGCCCCTGCGCAGCCCGTACGAGGAGCAGAAGTCGGTCACGCCGAGGCGCAGCGCGAGCACGCGGTCGCGGTACTTGTCGACGGCGCGGAAGATCCCCTCGAGGGTCTCCACCCGGGTCTCGCGGTAGAGCAGCTCGGGCGATTCCAGCACGGGCATGGCGTAGAGCCGGTGGCCGCTCTCGGACTCGGCGGTGGTCAGCGCCTCCAGGAAGGGGAGGCCGCGTTCCGCGGTGAACTTGGGCAGCACGAATCCGGACAGCAGCCGGACGGAGGGGCCGAGGCGGCGGACGAGGTCGGGGATCTGCTCGGAGGTGCGGACCCGGATGAACAGCAGCGGCAGATCCGCCCCGGGCCGTCCGGCCAGATCGGCGAACTGGTGTACGAGGTTCTCCTCGCCCGCGGTCACGTCCGCGTCGCCGATGGAGTCCTCGAGGCACAGCACCATGGAGACCACGCCGCGTGCGCCCTGCTTGACGACGTCGTCGGCGAGGCGGGGCCGGGTCGCGGGGCTGTAGAGCGTGGCCCCGAGGGCGGCGGAGAGCAGCCGGGCCGGGGAGGCCGGGGTGAACTCACCGGGCTCCCGGTAGAAGAGACGTTTCCGCACCGCAGGGGCGATGTGCCCGAAATGACGCATTGAACTCCCCCGTGGCCTCTCTGTGGATTCTCTGGGAATGTCGGAAGGTGGCCGGTAATAGTACGTAGGGATCCATGTCGTCGGTTCCGGCGGGGCATGAACTTCAGGTAACCCGGGTGTGTCGGTCCCAACCCCCCGCGTTGTCGTGACCAGGACGGAGAAGGCAGGATGACCGCATGACGCACGCGATGCTCAAGGGGTCGAACGTCCCTCTCGAGGCCACCACGGTACGCGCCGTGCTGCGCTGGTCGCCCGGGCAGGGGGTGCCGGACGTCGACGCCTCCGCGCTGCTCCTCGGCCTCGACGGTCGTGTGCGCTCCGACGAGGACTTCGTCTTCTACAACCAGCCCCGGCACCCTGCCGGAAAGGTGTGGCGGCTCGGCAAGAAGCCCGTCGCCGAGGGCCTGACCGACACGATCCAGACAGATCTCGCCGGTGTCGAGTCCGGTGTCGGCCGCATTCTGCTCGTCGCGTCGGCGGACGGCGTCACCTTCGACCGCGTACGGTCCCTGCGCATCCTCCTGTACGACGCCCAGGCCGCCGACGGTGAGGCGCTGGCGTACTTCGACGTCAAGCCGGAGACGGGCCAGGAGACCGCGCTGATCTGCGGCGAGCTGTACCGGCGCGGGGAGGGTTGGAAGTTCCGGGCGCTCGGCGAGGGCTATTCGAACGGTCTGCAGGGCCTGGCGACCGACTTCGGCATCTCGGTGGACGAGTCGGAGGCGGCACAGCAGGCCGACCCCGCCGACGTCACCCAGCTGCCGCCCCCGACCGCGCACGTCCAGGCGGCCGACCGGACCTCCGCGGAGGCCCTGACCCAGCCGCAGGCCCCGCTCGTCCCGCCGGTCCCCGAGGTGTCCCGCCCGCTGCCGCCCGAGCAGCCGGCCGGGGTGCCCGCGCAGCCCGCGTACGGCTACCCGCCGCAGCAGCCCGCGGCCACCCAGCCGGCCTACGGCTACCCGCAGCCCGCCGCCCGGCCCGCCTACGGCTACCCGCCGGCGCCCGCCACGGCCGCCGCGGGGGCGCCGTCCGGGTACGGCTTCCCTCCGCCGGCCGCCGTGTCCCCCGACCCGGACTTCCAGCTTCCGCCGCAGGGGCCGCAGTTCATCGGGCGCTGAGGCCCGCCCGGCGGATCACGCCCGGCGTGCGGCTCACCGGTCGGCCTTCGTCTTGAAGCCCCGGCCCCACTGCAGCCCCCAGCCGTAGAGCCGGTCCAGCTCCGCCTGGAACCCGTACACGAACTTCACCTCGCGGCGCACGATGATCTCGTTCTTGACGTTCTCGATCATCACCACGGCGCAGGAGCGGGCCTGGGGCTGGCGTTCGTCGAGTCCGATCTCGATCCGCGGGCCGTTGCTGGGGAAGAGGGTCACCATGGCGTGCGTCCGGTCGAACGCGGGCGTCTGGTCGTAGATGTAGGCGAAGACCAGCAGGCGCTTGATGTTCTCCCGGTGGTCCAGGTTGACGTACATCGTCTCGCCGGAGCCGGACCCGAACCGGTCGTCACCGCTGAGCTTGACGTACGGGGCGCCGTTGACGTCGCCGAGGTAGCCGCCGAGCGGCTGGACCACGCCCTTGGTGCCGTCCTGGAGCTCGTACAGACAGCCGAGGTCGAGGTCGACGTTGACCATGGACTGGCTGTGGCCGACGACCTCCGGCGGCTTGAGCGCCTTGAAGGGGTGGCGCAGCAGGCTCTCCCGCTGGGAGCCGCCGAAGTCGGAGGTCCGCATCCGCCAGCTCAGATTGATCCGCAGATGGCCGGTGGCCGCGCCCTGTTTGGTCAGGGACACCTGACCGTGCCGTTTGGTCAGTTCGATGGCGTTGCTGGCCGCGCTGCCCGAGTCGAAGGCGCTCTCGCGTCCGCGCCACAGTCCGTCCAGGAAACCCATTCCCGCCCCAAGTCCAGTCGTCGAACCCCGCTCGGGCCGCCGGGTTCCCCGGACGGCCGACGGGGCGGCGCCGAGGAGTGGTCCTCGGTACCGCCCCGTCGAGAGCGTTCCTCACCCGGATGGCTGTCACACCCCGGAGGAGACCTCAGTCTTGTCCCCGGCGTTTCCCTCGGCCGCCGCGAGTGCCTTGTTGCGGCGGACGGAGGACCAGAAGGAGGCGCCGATGAGGACGACGCCGATCAGGCCGGTGATGAGCTCGTGGATCTGGTACTGGATGGTGACCAGCAGGATCAGGGCCAGGGCGCCGATCGCGTAGTGGGCGCCGTGCTCCAGGTAGACGTAGTCGTCCAGGGTGCCCTGGCGGACCAGGTAGACCGTGAGCGACCGGACGTACATGGCGCCGATGCCCAGGCCGAGCGCCATCAGGACGATGTCGTTGGTGATGGCGAAGGCGCCGATGACGCCGTCGAAGGAGAAGGAGGCGTCCAGGACCTCGAGGTAGAGGAACATGAAGAACGCGGCCTTGCCGGCCAGCGCGACCCCCGTGCGGGGTTTCCCGGCCCGTTCGGCCTTCTCCTCCTCCTCGTGCTCGCGTTCCTCCTCCTCTTCGAGCTTGTCCTCGAAGTAGCCGGAGAGGCCGCCCACGATCATGTAGGTGATCAGACCCGCGATGCCGGAGAGCAGCACCGTCTCGGCCTTGTCGGCATGGCCGCCGCCGTGCTGGTGGGCGTTGGTGGCGAAGGTCATGGCGGAGATCAGCAGGATGACGAGCGCGATGCAGACCGACAGCATGTCGACCTTGCCGAGCTTGGCCAGCGGGCGCTCCAGCCAGGCCAGCCACTTGATGTCCCGGTCCTCGAAGATGAAGTCCAGGAAGATCATCAGCAGGAACATGCCACCGAACGCGGCGATCGCCGGGTGGGCGTCGGTGACGAGCTCCTGGTAACGGTCCTTGTCACTGAGCGCGAGATCGACCGCCTCGATCGGGCCCAGCTGCGCGCTGATGGCGACGATCACGACGGGGAAGACCAGCCGCATGCCGAAGACGGCGATCAGAATGCCGATGGTGAGGAAGATCTTCTGCCAGAAGGCATTCATCTTCTTCAGGATCCCGGCGTTGACCACCGCGTTGTCGAACGACAGCGAGATCTCGAGGATCGAGAGGATCGCCACGATGCCGAAGGCGGTCCACCCCCCGAAGAGAACCGCTGCGACCAGGCCGAGCGCGGTGACCGCGAACGACCAGCCGAAGGTTTTCAGAACCACTGGCTACCCCAGGTGTGTGTACGGGTCTCCCCCGCTGCCGGTGTCGGCTTTACGAAACGTTGACTCCGAAGTCTAGAGCGATGCCCCGCAGCCCCGACGCGTACCCCTGTCCCACTGCACGGAACTTCCACTCGCCCTGGTAGCGGTAGAGCTCTCCGAAGATCATCGCCGTCTCGGTGGACGCGTCCTCGCTCAGGTCGTACCGGGCGAGTTCCTGGCCGTCCGCCTGGTTCACCACGCGGATGAAGGCATTGCTGACCTGGCCGAACGTCTGGCCGCGCTCGTCGGCCATGTGGATGGAGACCGGAAAGACGATCTTGTCGCACTGGGCCGGCACCTTGGGCAGGTCGACCAGCAGGGACTCGTCGTCGCCCTCGCCCTCACCGGTGAGGTTGTCGCCGGTGTGCTCCACCGAGCCGTCCGGGCTCGTGAGCTGGTTGTAGAAGACGAACCACTCGTCCCCCATGACCCGGCCGCCGCTGCACATCAGCGCGCTGGCGTCGAGGTCGAAGTCGGCTCCGGTGGTGGAGCGCGCGTCCCAGCCGAGCCCGATCATCACCTGGGTGAGGTTCGGTGCGGCCTTGGACAGGGAGACGTTTCCCCCTTTGGCAAGAGTGACGCCCATGATGCTGGTCCCCCTCCGGGTGATGTTTCTCAGGTGGTCCTGCGCATCCGGCGCCGCACGTAAACCGTGCGGCGCCGGGCGGTGTGGCCGCGCGGGACGGCCGCGGTCCCGGGCGTGGCCGCCCGGGGGTGTGGCCGTCTCAGACGTTCACGCCGAAGTCCTGCGCGATGCCGCGCAGGCCCGAGGCGTAGCCCTGGCCGATGGCGCGGAACTTCCACTCCGCGCCGTGCCGGTACAGCTCACCGAAGACCATGGCGGTCTCGGTGGAGGCGTCCTCCGACAGGTCGTAGCGGGCGATCTCCGCCTCGCCGGCCTGGTTGACGACGCGGATGAACGCGTTGCGCACCTGGCCGAACGACTGCTGGCGGTTCTCGGCGTCGTAGATGGAGACCGGGAAGACGATCTTCTCGATGTCGGCGGGGACCCCGGCGAGGTTGATCTTGATCTGCTCGTCGTCGCCCTCGCCCTCACCGGTGAGGTTGTCGCCGGTGTGCTCGACCGAGCCGTCCGGGCTCTTCAGGTTGTTGAAGAAGATGAAGTGCGCGTCACTGGCGACCTTGCCGCTGTTGTTCAGCAGCAGCGCGCTGGCGTCGAGGTCGAAGTCCGTACCGGTCGTGGTGCGGATGTCCCACCCCAGACCGACGATGACCGCGGTCAGGCCCGGCGCCTCCTTGGTCAGCGATACGTTGCCGCCCTTGCTGAGGCTGACTCCCACGAGTCCTCCCTTGGTGTCCTGGGGCGGGGTGCCCCGTAGTGCGTCGGATGTCGGATCAACGAGTCGATCCTAATGACGGGTTCCCGGCGGCCGCAGGCCCCGAGGCCGAAGAATCACAGGGTGTCGGGCCGGGTCACAGGGTGTCGAGCGCTTTCACGTACTCGTTCAGGTCACGGGCGTCCGGCAGACCGTTGAGGACGGTCCAGCGCACGACGCCCTCCTTGTCGATGATGAAGGTCCCGCGCACCGCGCACCCCTTGTCCTCGTCGAAGACGCCGTAGGCGCGCGAGACGTTGCCGTGCGGCCAGAAGTCGCTGAGCAGCGGGTACTCCAGGTCCTCCTGCTCGGCGAAGACGCGCAGGGTGTGGATGGAGTCGTTGGAGACGGCGAGCACCTGGGTGTCGCGGTCGGCGAACTGCGGCAGGTGGTCACGGACCTCGCACAGCTCGCCCGTGCACACGCCCGTGAAGGCGAACGGGTAGAACAGCAGCACCACGTTCTTCTGCCCGCGGAAGTCGGACAGCCGCACCCCGGCGCCGTGGTTGTCCTTGAGTTCGAAGTCGGGGGCCTTGTCGCCGGCCTGGATCGCCATCGTCGTGTTCATCCCTTCGGCGTGGATCTCTCCGACCAGCCTACGCAGGGAGTACGACAGACCGACGGACGGGCCGACGCATGACGCGACCGGCCCGCCCGGGGGTGGTTCACCGCTTGGACTTGGCCGCCTTGGGCGTCGCCAGCCGGCTGCCGCTCCAGTCCTTGCCGACGCTGACGCTCTTGGCCGCCGTCAGGCCCGCCGTGGTGGCGGCCTCCGAGATGTCGCTCGGCTCCACATAGCCCGA carries:
- a CDS encoding HpcH/HpaI aldolase/citrate lyase family protein, which produces MRHFGHIAPAVRKRLFYREPGEFTPASPARLLSAALGATLYSPATRPRLADDVVKQGARGVVSMVLCLEDSIGDADVTAGEENLVHQFADLAGRPGADLPLLFIRVRTSEQIPDLVRRLGPSVRLLSGFVLPKFTAERGLPFLEALTTAESESGHRLYAMPVLESPELLYRETRVETLEGIFRAVDKYRDRVLALRLGVTDFCSSYGLRRGPDMTAYDIQVVASVISDVVNMLARADGTGFTVTGPVWEYFRVQERMFKPLLRQSPFLEVQAVALRQKLIEHAMDGLLREISLDRANGLLGKTCIHPSHVLPVHALSVVSHEEFSDAQDILRPERGGGGVLRSAYTNKMNEVKPHRAWAERTLLRAEVFGVANEDIGFVELLAAGLGE
- a CDS encoding TerD family protein gives rise to the protein MTHAMLKGSNVPLEATTVRAVLRWSPGQGVPDVDASALLLGLDGRVRSDEDFVFYNQPRHPAGKVWRLGKKPVAEGLTDTIQTDLAGVESGVGRILLVASADGVTFDRVRSLRILLYDAQAADGEALAYFDVKPETGQETALICGELYRRGEGWKFRALGEGYSNGLQGLATDFGISVDESEAAQQADPADVTQLPPPTAHVQAADRTSAEALTQPQAPLVPPVPEVSRPLPPEQPAGVPAQPAYGYPPQQPAATQPAYGYPQPAARPAYGYPPAPATAAAGAPSGYGFPPPAAVSPDPDFQLPPQGPQFIGR
- a CDS encoding TerD family protein; the encoded protein is MGFLDGLWRGRESAFDSGSAASNAIELTKRHGQVSLTKQGAATGHLRINLSWRMRTSDFGGSQRESLLRHPFKALKPPEVVGHSQSMVNVDLDLGCLYELQDGTKGVVQPLGGYLGDVNGAPYVKLSGDDRFGSGSGETMYVNLDHRENIKRLLVFAYIYDQTPAFDRTHAMVTLFPSNGPRIEIGLDERQPQARSCAVVMIENVKNEIIVRREVKFVYGFQAELDRLYGWGLQWGRGFKTKADR
- a CDS encoding DUF475 domain-containing protein, with the translated sequence MVLKTFGWSFAVTALGLVAAVLFGGWTAFGIVAILSILEISLSFDNAVVNAGILKKMNAFWQKIFLTIGILIAVFGMRLVFPVVIVAISAQLGPIEAVDLALSDKDRYQELVTDAHPAIAAFGGMFLLMIFLDFIFEDRDIKWLAWLERPLAKLGKVDMLSVCIALVILLISAMTFATNAHQHGGGHADKAETVLLSGIAGLITYMIVGGLSGYFEDKLEEEEEREHEEEEKAERAGKPRTGVALAGKAAFFMFLYLEVLDASFSFDGVIGAFAITNDIVLMALGLGIGAMYVRSLTVYLVRQGTLDDYVYLEHGAHYAIGALALILLVTIQYQIHELITGLIGVVLIGASFWSSVRRNKALAAAEGNAGDKTEVSSGV
- a CDS encoding TerD family protein; the protein is MGVTLAKGGNVSLSKAAPNLTQVMIGLGWDARSTTGADFDLDASALMCSGGRVMGDEWFVFYNQLTSPDGSVEHTGDNLTGEGEGDDESLLVDLPKVPAQCDKIVFPVSIHMADERGQTFGQVSNAFIRVVNQADGQELARYDLSEDASTETAMIFGELYRYQGEWKFRAVGQGYASGLRGIALDFGVNVS
- a CDS encoding calcium homeostasis/redox stress adaptation protein encodes the protein MGVSLSKGGNVSLTKEAPGLTAVIVGLGWDIRTTTGTDFDLDASALLLNNSGKVASDAHFIFFNNLKSPDGSVEHTGDNLTGEGEGDDEQIKINLAGVPADIEKIVFPVSIYDAENRQQSFGQVRNAFIRVVNQAGEAEIARYDLSEDASTETAMVFGELYRHGAEWKFRAIGQGYASGLRGIAQDFGVNV
- a CDS encoding peroxiredoxin is translated as MAIQAGDKAPDFELKDNHGAGVRLSDFRGQKNVVLLFYPFAFTGVCTGELCEVRDHLPQFADRDTQVLAVSNDSIHTLRVFAEQEDLEYPLLSDFWPHGNVSRAYGVFDEDKGCAVRGTFIIDKEGVVRWTVLNGLPDARDLNEYVKALDTL